In Drosophila santomea strain STO CAGO 1482 chromosome 2L, Prin_Dsan_1.1, whole genome shotgun sequence, a single window of DNA contains:
- the LOC120458196 gene encoding probable G-protein coupled receptor 158 isoform X4 produces the protein MEQCIATKSKTESAQSSMQPSSQCSSNYRNYQKKCHQNQTNTQVQSTQQSDCSSHRDRDHLTNKQNQQNQQNQRTNSATATVAAAAAAATSSNCTTCNTSTKRSKNIREPSSSTQLNTLYAVLVLFIVGLAAATASPSPAPFSRESRRDALLAYYKRAHLPQTVSSSSISLGHEEYQSQHKYQYHLLHDANGLDFDELTPTASSVSALSRAERFRLRKRSATPTTPATTTATPLDVATAAAATAAAKDAGSGKKPEEKCEPKVLETLPDEPFYDYTDIAEDAARQFIEFLSGKFPNANTPITIDEATRAEVSRRANGIASYALNEDDNLLAFAIAAPSIHTVVVKFRDNVTIPPDQVHNKAYLGSYWRELGAAWNSTDGTQEWGAPFRDCNLLTRRWLWPFRISFSEHRIKVVAAAFIAADEDVCNDGLEEVFGRRHGCDRNTTFCLLTENKPAATRDVYTCLCRESYYLPNSTLQGFRGDRVELSEGYDNYSCIPCPGGCTNCDSNGVCLTFQEEEVLNVDACLRLLVAIVLGACILCCIVLGVIVFRQRKCKAIASGMWTVLETILLGIVLLYASVAVHFFPASTERCLLEPWLRELGFITCYGAIILKLYRHLVDFRTRKAHRWVLRDVDLLKYLGTMVFAVICYMAAFTASSLDLLESAQLESLREADTNTCHPLKWELVTQTSEMLILCFGLHLAIASRNANTQFRERQFLVTALTLEFLVSSSFYFLRFVYLPEMSPSAILLALFIRSQLTNSFALGLIFVPKLWYQHKQGTSHDAGQRLGGGYAGLCLGDPDIGELTISEMSPEDIRAELKRLYTQLEIMKNKTLRQDNPHISKRRGGRKAGHRRFSLQALSAKHRSNKHHQDIEITEAEPSRTPEDSVCSAEGPTDTYAEISGVSHSMLSHSMVSHSVVSHSK, from the exons AGAAATGCCaccaaaatcaaacaaacactcaAGTACAGAGCACTCAGCAGAGCGATTGCAGCAGCCACAGAGATCGAGACCACttgacaaacaaacaaaaccaacaaaaccaacaaaaccaacgaacaaatagtgcaacagcaacagtagcagcagcagctgcagctgcaacatcaTCAAATTGCACTACGTGCAACACAAGCACTAAACGCAGTAAAAACATCAGGGAGCCGAGCAGCAGCACACAATTAAACACCCTCTACGCGGTGCTGGTGCTTTTCATAGTCGGCCTTGCCGCAGCCACCGCCTCCCccagccccgcccccttttcccgCGAGAGCAGGCGCGATGCTCTTTTGGCCTACTACAAAAGGGCGCACCTGCCACAGACTgttagcagcagcagcatttccCTGGGGCACGAGGAGTACCAGAGCCAGCACAAGTATCAGTATCACCTGCTCCACGATGCCAATGGCCTTGACTTTGACGAGCTAACACCCACCGCCAGCAGCGTGTCCGCTCTCAGTCGGGCGGAGCGTTTTCGATTGCGTAAGcgcagtgccacgcccacaacgcCCGCCACGACGACAGCCACTCCACTGGatgttgcaactgcagcagccgcaacagcagcagcaaaggaTGCGGGCAGCGGGAAGAAGCCGGAGGAGAAGTGCGAGCCAAAAGTGCTCGAAACGCTGCCAGATGAGCCG TTTTACGACTACACCGACATCGCCGAGGATGCCGCACGCCagtttattgaatttttatcgGGCAAATTCCCAAATGCCAACACACCGATTACCATCGATGAGGCGACACGTGCGGAGGTGAGTCGCCGGGCCAATGGAATCGCCAGCTACGCCCTCAACGAGGACGACAATCTCTTGGCCTTCGCCATTGCCGCGCCCAGCATTCACACGGTGGTCGTTAAATTCAGGGATAACGTTACG ATACCACCGGATCAGGTGCACAATAAGGCGTACTTGGGTTCCTACTGGCGCGAGTTGGG TGCGGCCTGGAACAGCACGGACGGCACCCAGGAGTGGGGCGCTCCATTCCGCGACTGCAACCTGTTGACGCGTCGCTGGCTTTGGCCATTTCGCATATCCTTCAGCGAGCACAGGATCAA AGTTGTGGCGGCTGCTTTCATTGCCGCCGATGAGGATGTGTGCAACGATGGCCTGGAGGAAGTTTTCGGTCGCCGCCACGG TTGCGATCGGAATACGACCTTCTGCCTGCTCACCGAAAACAAACCCGCCGCCACGCGTGATGTGTACACCTGTCTCTGCCGGGAATCCTACTATCTGCCCAATTCCACGCTGCAGGGATTCCGTGGCGATCGGGTGGAGCTGTCCGAGGGCTACGACAACTACTCGTGCATTCCGTGTCCCGGCGGATGCACCAATTGCGATAGCAACGGCGTCTGTTTGACCttccaggaggaggaggtgctCAACGTGGACGCCTGCCTGCGCCTCCTGGTGGCCATCGTCCTGGGCGCCTGCATCCTGTGCTGCATCGTCCTCGGCGTGATTGTCTTCCGGCAGAGAAAGTGCAAG GCCATTGCGTCTGGCATGTGGACTGTGCTGGAGACGATACTGCTGGGCATTGTTTTACTTTATGCATCT GTTGCCGTCCATTTCTTTCCCGCATCCACCGAGCGCTGCCTTCTGGAGCCCTGGCTCCGGGAGCTGGGCTTCATCACCTGCTACGGTGCCATCATCCTGAAGTTGTACCGTCACCTAGTGGACTTCCGCACCCGCAAGGCGCATCGCTGGGTGCTGCGGGACGTGGACCTGCTCAAGTATCTGGGCACCATGGTCTTCGCCGTCATCTGCTACATGGCCGCGTTCACTGCCTCGTCGCTGGACCTCCTCGAAAGTGCGCAGCTGGAGAGCCTCAGGGAGGCGGACACGAACACCTGCCATCCGCTCAAGTGGGAGCTGGTCACGCAGACCAGCGAGATGCTCATCCTGTGCTTTGGCCTCCACCTGGCCATCGCCAGTCGGAATGCCAACACGCAGTTCCGG GAACGACAATTCCTGGTGACCGCCCTGACGCTGGAGTTCCTAGTCTCGTCGAGCTTCTACTTTCTGCGCTTTGTCTACCTGCCGGAAATGAGTCCCAGTGCCATCCTGCTGGCCCTGTTCATCCGCTCCCAGCTGACGAATAGTTTCGCCTTGGGTCTGATATTTGTGCCAAAGTTGTGGTATCAGCACAAGCAG GGTACGTCACACGATGCCGGCCAGCGGCTGGGCGGAGGATATGCCGGGCTCTGTCTGGGCGATCCGGACATCGGGGAGCTGACCATATCCGAAATGAGCCCCGAGGACATACGCGCCGAACTCAAAAG ACTGTACACCCAACTGGAGATAATGAAGAACAAGACTCTGAGGCAGGACAATCCGCACATCAGTAAGCGACGTGGCGGACGCAAGGCGGGTCACCGTCGCTTCTCCCTGCAG GCTCTAAGTGCCAAACACCGCAGCAACAAGCATCATCAGGACATCGAGATCACCGAGGCGGAACCTTCCAGGACGCCCGAGGATTCGGTTTGCAGTGCCGAAGGACCCACGGACACCTATGCGGAAATTTCCGGCGTATCTCACTCAATGCTCTCCCACTCAATGGTCTCCCACTCCGTTGTCTCGCACTCGAAGTAA
- the LOC120458196 gene encoding probable G-protein coupled receptor 158 isoform X2, with protein sequence MEQCIATKSKTESAQSSMQPSSQCSSNYRNYQKKCHQNQTNTQVQSTQQSDCSSHRDRDHLTNKQNQQNQQNQRTNSATATVAAAAAAATSSNCTTCNTSTKRSKNIREPSSSTQLNTLYAVLVLFIVGLAAATASPSPAPFSRESRRDALLAYYKRAHLPQTVSSSSISLGHEEYQSQHKYQYHLLHDANGLDFDELTPTASSVSALSRAERFRLRKRSATPTTPATTTATPLDVATAAAATAAAKDAGSGKKPEEKCEPKVLETLPDEPFYDYTDIAEDAARQFIEFLSGKFPNANTPITIDEATRAEVSRRANGIASYALNEDDNLLAFAIAAPSIHTVVVKFRDNVTIPPDQVHNKAYLGSYWRELGAAWNSTDGTQEWGAPFRDCNLLTRRWLWPFRISFSEHRIKVVAAAFIAADEDVCNDGLEEVFGRRHGCDRNTTFCLLTENKPAATRDVYTCLCRESYYLPNSTLQGFRGDRVELSEGYDNYSCIPCPGGCTNCDSNGVCLTFQEEEVLNVDACLRLLVAIVLGACILCCIVLGVIVFRQRKCKAIASGMWTVLETILLGIVLLYASVAVHFFPASTERCLLEPWLRELGFITCYGAIILKLYRHLVDFRTRKAHRWVLRDVDLLKYLGTMVFAVICYMAAFTASSLDLLESAQLESLREADTNTCHPLKWELVTQTSEMLILCFGLHLAIASRNANTQFRERQFLVTALTLEFLVSSSFYFLRFVYLPEMSPSAILLALFIRSQLTNSFALGLIFVPKLWYQHKQVRSLAYDLSIRLPVDAFKGTSHDAGQRLGGGYAGLCLGDPDIGELTISEMSPEDIRAELKRLYTQLEIMKNKTLRQDNPHISKRRGGRKAGHRRFSLQALSAKHRSNKHHQDIEITEAEPSRTPEDSVCSAEGPTDTYAEISGVSHSMLSHSMVSHSVVSHSK encoded by the exons AGAAATGCCaccaaaatcaaacaaacactcaAGTACAGAGCACTCAGCAGAGCGATTGCAGCAGCCACAGAGATCGAGACCACttgacaaacaaacaaaaccaacaaaaccaacaaaaccaacgaacaaatagtgcaacagcaacagtagcagcagcagctgcagctgcaacatcaTCAAATTGCACTACGTGCAACACAAGCACTAAACGCAGTAAAAACATCAGGGAGCCGAGCAGCAGCACACAATTAAACACCCTCTACGCGGTGCTGGTGCTTTTCATAGTCGGCCTTGCCGCAGCCACCGCCTCCCccagccccgcccccttttcccgCGAGAGCAGGCGCGATGCTCTTTTGGCCTACTACAAAAGGGCGCACCTGCCACAGACTgttagcagcagcagcatttccCTGGGGCACGAGGAGTACCAGAGCCAGCACAAGTATCAGTATCACCTGCTCCACGATGCCAATGGCCTTGACTTTGACGAGCTAACACCCACCGCCAGCAGCGTGTCCGCTCTCAGTCGGGCGGAGCGTTTTCGATTGCGTAAGcgcagtgccacgcccacaacgcCCGCCACGACGACAGCCACTCCACTGGatgttgcaactgcagcagccgcaacagcagcagcaaaggaTGCGGGCAGCGGGAAGAAGCCGGAGGAGAAGTGCGAGCCAAAAGTGCTCGAAACGCTGCCAGATGAGCCG TTTTACGACTACACCGACATCGCCGAGGATGCCGCACGCCagtttattgaatttttatcgGGCAAATTCCCAAATGCCAACACACCGATTACCATCGATGAGGCGACACGTGCGGAGGTGAGTCGCCGGGCCAATGGAATCGCCAGCTACGCCCTCAACGAGGACGACAATCTCTTGGCCTTCGCCATTGCCGCGCCCAGCATTCACACGGTGGTCGTTAAATTCAGGGATAACGTTACG ATACCACCGGATCAGGTGCACAATAAGGCGTACTTGGGTTCCTACTGGCGCGAGTTGGG TGCGGCCTGGAACAGCACGGACGGCACCCAGGAGTGGGGCGCTCCATTCCGCGACTGCAACCTGTTGACGCGTCGCTGGCTTTGGCCATTTCGCATATCCTTCAGCGAGCACAGGATCAA AGTTGTGGCGGCTGCTTTCATTGCCGCCGATGAGGATGTGTGCAACGATGGCCTGGAGGAAGTTTTCGGTCGCCGCCACGG TTGCGATCGGAATACGACCTTCTGCCTGCTCACCGAAAACAAACCCGCCGCCACGCGTGATGTGTACACCTGTCTCTGCCGGGAATCCTACTATCTGCCCAATTCCACGCTGCAGGGATTCCGTGGCGATCGGGTGGAGCTGTCCGAGGGCTACGACAACTACTCGTGCATTCCGTGTCCCGGCGGATGCACCAATTGCGATAGCAACGGCGTCTGTTTGACCttccaggaggaggaggtgctCAACGTGGACGCCTGCCTGCGCCTCCTGGTGGCCATCGTCCTGGGCGCCTGCATCCTGTGCTGCATCGTCCTCGGCGTGATTGTCTTCCGGCAGAGAAAGTGCAAG GCCATTGCGTCTGGCATGTGGACTGTGCTGGAGACGATACTGCTGGGCATTGTTTTACTTTATGCATCT GTTGCCGTCCATTTCTTTCCCGCATCCACCGAGCGCTGCCTTCTGGAGCCCTGGCTCCGGGAGCTGGGCTTCATCACCTGCTACGGTGCCATCATCCTGAAGTTGTACCGTCACCTAGTGGACTTCCGCACCCGCAAGGCGCATCGCTGGGTGCTGCGGGACGTGGACCTGCTCAAGTATCTGGGCACCATGGTCTTCGCCGTCATCTGCTACATGGCCGCGTTCACTGCCTCGTCGCTGGACCTCCTCGAAAGTGCGCAGCTGGAGAGCCTCAGGGAGGCGGACACGAACACCTGCCATCCGCTCAAGTGGGAGCTGGTCACGCAGACCAGCGAGATGCTCATCCTGTGCTTTGGCCTCCACCTGGCCATCGCCAGTCGGAATGCCAACACGCAGTTCCGG GAACGACAATTCCTGGTGACCGCCCTGACGCTGGAGTTCCTAGTCTCGTCGAGCTTCTACTTTCTGCGCTTTGTCTACCTGCCGGAAATGAGTCCCAGTGCCATCCTGCTGGCCCTGTTCATCCGCTCCCAGCTGACGAATAGTTTCGCCTTGGGTCTGATATTTGTGCCAAAGTTGTGGTATCAGCACAAGCAG GTTCGTTCGCTAGCGTATGATCTATCAATACGTTTACCTGTGGATGCTTTCAAGGGTACGTCACACGATGCCGGCCAGCGGCTGGGCGGAGGATATGCCGGGCTCTGTCTGGGCGATCCGGACATCGGGGAGCTGACCATATCCGAAATGAGCCCCGAGGACATACGCGCCGAACTCAAAAG ACTGTACACCCAACTGGAGATAATGAAGAACAAGACTCTGAGGCAGGACAATCCGCACATCAGTAAGCGACGTGGCGGACGCAAGGCGGGTCACCGTCGCTTCTCCCTGCAG GCTCTAAGTGCCAAACACCGCAGCAACAAGCATCATCAGGACATCGAGATCACCGAGGCGGAACCTTCCAGGACGCCCGAGGATTCGGTTTGCAGTGCCGAAGGACCCACGGACACCTATGCGGAAATTTCCGGCGTATCTCACTCAATGCTCTCCCACTCAATGGTCTCCCACTCCGTTGTCTCGCACTCGAAGTAA
- the LOC120458196 gene encoding probable G-protein coupled receptor 158 isoform X1 — MEQCIATKSKTESAQSSMQPSSQCSSNYRNYQKKCHQNQTNTQVQSTQQSDCSSHRDRDHLTNKQNQQNQQNQRTNSATATVAAAAAAATSSNCTTCNTSTKRSKNIREPSSSTQLNTLYAVLVLFIVGLAAATASPSPAPFSRESRRDALLAYYKRAHLPQTVSSSSISLGHEEYQSQHKYQYHLLHDANGLDFDELTPTASSVSALSRAERFRLRKRSATPTTPATTTATPLDVATAAAATAAAKDAGSGKKPEEKCEPKVLETLPDEPFYDYTDIAEDAARQFIEFLSGKFPNANTPITIDEATRAEVSRRANGIASYALNEDDNLLAFAIAAPSIHTVVVKFRDNVTIPPDQVHNKAYLGSYWRELGAAWNSTDGTQEWGAPFRDCNLLTRRWLWPFRISFSEHRIKVVAAAFIAADEDVCNDGLEEVFGRRHGCDRNTTFCLLTENKPAATRDVYTCLCRESYYLPNSTLQGFRGDRVELSEGYDNYSCIPCPGGCTNCDSNGVCLTFQEEEVLNVDACLRLLVAIVLGACILCCIVLGVIVFRQRKCKAIASGMWTVLETILLGIVLLYASVAVHFFPASTERCLLEPWLRELGFITCYGAIILKLYRHLVDFRTRKAHRWVLRDVDLLKYLGTMVFAVICYMAAFTASSLDLLESAQLESLREADTNTCHPLKWELVTQTSEMLILCFGLHLAIASRNANTQFRERQFLVTALTLEFLVSSSFYFLRFVYLPEMSPSAILLALFIRSQLTNSFALGLIFVPKLWYQHKQVRSLAYDLSIRLPVDAFKGTSHDAGQRLGGGYAGLCLGDPDIGELTISEMSPEDIRAELKRLYTQLEIMKNKTLRQDNPHISKRRGGRKAGHRRFSLQKKGSKDKALSAKHRSNKHHQDIEITEAEPSRTPEDSVCSAEGPTDTYAEISGVSHSMLSHSMVSHSVVSHSK, encoded by the exons AGAAATGCCaccaaaatcaaacaaacactcaAGTACAGAGCACTCAGCAGAGCGATTGCAGCAGCCACAGAGATCGAGACCACttgacaaacaaacaaaaccaacaaaaccaacaaaaccaacgaacaaatagtgcaacagcaacagtagcagcagcagctgcagctgcaacatcaTCAAATTGCACTACGTGCAACACAAGCACTAAACGCAGTAAAAACATCAGGGAGCCGAGCAGCAGCACACAATTAAACACCCTCTACGCGGTGCTGGTGCTTTTCATAGTCGGCCTTGCCGCAGCCACCGCCTCCCccagccccgcccccttttcccgCGAGAGCAGGCGCGATGCTCTTTTGGCCTACTACAAAAGGGCGCACCTGCCACAGACTgttagcagcagcagcatttccCTGGGGCACGAGGAGTACCAGAGCCAGCACAAGTATCAGTATCACCTGCTCCACGATGCCAATGGCCTTGACTTTGACGAGCTAACACCCACCGCCAGCAGCGTGTCCGCTCTCAGTCGGGCGGAGCGTTTTCGATTGCGTAAGcgcagtgccacgcccacaacgcCCGCCACGACGACAGCCACTCCACTGGatgttgcaactgcagcagccgcaacagcagcagcaaaggaTGCGGGCAGCGGGAAGAAGCCGGAGGAGAAGTGCGAGCCAAAAGTGCTCGAAACGCTGCCAGATGAGCCG TTTTACGACTACACCGACATCGCCGAGGATGCCGCACGCCagtttattgaatttttatcgGGCAAATTCCCAAATGCCAACACACCGATTACCATCGATGAGGCGACACGTGCGGAGGTGAGTCGCCGGGCCAATGGAATCGCCAGCTACGCCCTCAACGAGGACGACAATCTCTTGGCCTTCGCCATTGCCGCGCCCAGCATTCACACGGTGGTCGTTAAATTCAGGGATAACGTTACG ATACCACCGGATCAGGTGCACAATAAGGCGTACTTGGGTTCCTACTGGCGCGAGTTGGG TGCGGCCTGGAACAGCACGGACGGCACCCAGGAGTGGGGCGCTCCATTCCGCGACTGCAACCTGTTGACGCGTCGCTGGCTTTGGCCATTTCGCATATCCTTCAGCGAGCACAGGATCAA AGTTGTGGCGGCTGCTTTCATTGCCGCCGATGAGGATGTGTGCAACGATGGCCTGGAGGAAGTTTTCGGTCGCCGCCACGG TTGCGATCGGAATACGACCTTCTGCCTGCTCACCGAAAACAAACCCGCCGCCACGCGTGATGTGTACACCTGTCTCTGCCGGGAATCCTACTATCTGCCCAATTCCACGCTGCAGGGATTCCGTGGCGATCGGGTGGAGCTGTCCGAGGGCTACGACAACTACTCGTGCATTCCGTGTCCCGGCGGATGCACCAATTGCGATAGCAACGGCGTCTGTTTGACCttccaggaggaggaggtgctCAACGTGGACGCCTGCCTGCGCCTCCTGGTGGCCATCGTCCTGGGCGCCTGCATCCTGTGCTGCATCGTCCTCGGCGTGATTGTCTTCCGGCAGAGAAAGTGCAAG GCCATTGCGTCTGGCATGTGGACTGTGCTGGAGACGATACTGCTGGGCATTGTTTTACTTTATGCATCT GTTGCCGTCCATTTCTTTCCCGCATCCACCGAGCGCTGCCTTCTGGAGCCCTGGCTCCGGGAGCTGGGCTTCATCACCTGCTACGGTGCCATCATCCTGAAGTTGTACCGTCACCTAGTGGACTTCCGCACCCGCAAGGCGCATCGCTGGGTGCTGCGGGACGTGGACCTGCTCAAGTATCTGGGCACCATGGTCTTCGCCGTCATCTGCTACATGGCCGCGTTCACTGCCTCGTCGCTGGACCTCCTCGAAAGTGCGCAGCTGGAGAGCCTCAGGGAGGCGGACACGAACACCTGCCATCCGCTCAAGTGGGAGCTGGTCACGCAGACCAGCGAGATGCTCATCCTGTGCTTTGGCCTCCACCTGGCCATCGCCAGTCGGAATGCCAACACGCAGTTCCGG GAACGACAATTCCTGGTGACCGCCCTGACGCTGGAGTTCCTAGTCTCGTCGAGCTTCTACTTTCTGCGCTTTGTCTACCTGCCGGAAATGAGTCCCAGTGCCATCCTGCTGGCCCTGTTCATCCGCTCCCAGCTGACGAATAGTTTCGCCTTGGGTCTGATATTTGTGCCAAAGTTGTGGTATCAGCACAAGCAG GTTCGTTCGCTAGCGTATGATCTATCAATACGTTTACCTGTGGATGCTTTCAAGGGTACGTCACACGATGCCGGCCAGCGGCTGGGCGGAGGATATGCCGGGCTCTGTCTGGGCGATCCGGACATCGGGGAGCTGACCATATCCGAAATGAGCCCCGAGGACATACGCGCCGAACTCAAAAG ACTGTACACCCAACTGGAGATAATGAAGAACAAGACTCTGAGGCAGGACAATCCGCACATCAGTAAGCGACGTGGCGGACGCAAGGCGGGTCACCGTCGCTTCTCCCTGCAG AAAAAGGGCAGCAAGGATAAG GCTCTAAGTGCCAAACACCGCAGCAACAAGCATCATCAGGACATCGAGATCACCGAGGCGGAACCTTCCAGGACGCCCGAGGATTCGGTTTGCAGTGCCGAAGGACCCACGGACACCTATGCGGAAATTTCCGGCGTATCTCACTCAATGCTCTCCCACTCAATGGTCTCCCACTCCGTTGTCTCGCACTCGAAGTAA
- the LOC120458196 gene encoding probable G-protein coupled receptor 158 isoform X3: MEQCIATKSKTESAQSSMQPSSQCSSNYRNYQKKCHQNQTNTQVQSTQQSDCSSHRDRDHLTNKQNQQNQQNQRTNSATATVAAAAAAATSSNCTTCNTSTKRSKNIREPSSSTQLNTLYAVLVLFIVGLAAATASPSPAPFSRESRRDALLAYYKRAHLPQTVSSSSISLGHEEYQSQHKYQYHLLHDANGLDFDELTPTASSVSALSRAERFRLRKRSATPTTPATTTATPLDVATAAAATAAAKDAGSGKKPEEKCEPKVLETLPDEPFYDYTDIAEDAARQFIEFLSGKFPNANTPITIDEATRAEVSRRANGIASYALNEDDNLLAFAIAAPSIHTVVVKFRDNVTIPPDQVHNKAYLGSYWRELGAAWNSTDGTQEWGAPFRDCNLLTRRWLWPFRISFSEHRIKVVAAAFIAADEDVCNDGLEEVFGRRHGCDRNTTFCLLTENKPAATRDVYTCLCRESYYLPNSTLQGFRGDRVELSEGYDNYSCIPCPGGCTNCDSNGVCLTFQEEEVLNVDACLRLLVAIVLGACILCCIVLGVIVFRQRKCKAIASGMWTVLETILLGIVLLYASVAVHFFPASTERCLLEPWLRELGFITCYGAIILKLYRHLVDFRTRKAHRWVLRDVDLLKYLGTMVFAVICYMAAFTASSLDLLESAQLESLREADTNTCHPLKWELVTQTSEMLILCFGLHLAIASRNANTQFRERQFLVTALTLEFLVSSSFYFLRFVYLPEMSPSAILLALFIRSQLTNSFALGLIFVPKLWYQHKQGTSHDAGQRLGGGYAGLCLGDPDIGELTISEMSPEDIRAELKRLYTQLEIMKNKTLRQDNPHISKRRGGRKAGHRRFSLQKKGSKDKALSAKHRSNKHHQDIEITEAEPSRTPEDSVCSAEGPTDTYAEISGVSHSMLSHSMVSHSVVSHSK; this comes from the exons AGAAATGCCaccaaaatcaaacaaacactcaAGTACAGAGCACTCAGCAGAGCGATTGCAGCAGCCACAGAGATCGAGACCACttgacaaacaaacaaaaccaacaaaaccaacaaaaccaacgaacaaatagtgcaacagcaacagtagcagcagcagctgcagctgcaacatcaTCAAATTGCACTACGTGCAACACAAGCACTAAACGCAGTAAAAACATCAGGGAGCCGAGCAGCAGCACACAATTAAACACCCTCTACGCGGTGCTGGTGCTTTTCATAGTCGGCCTTGCCGCAGCCACCGCCTCCCccagccccgcccccttttcccgCGAGAGCAGGCGCGATGCTCTTTTGGCCTACTACAAAAGGGCGCACCTGCCACAGACTgttagcagcagcagcatttccCTGGGGCACGAGGAGTACCAGAGCCAGCACAAGTATCAGTATCACCTGCTCCACGATGCCAATGGCCTTGACTTTGACGAGCTAACACCCACCGCCAGCAGCGTGTCCGCTCTCAGTCGGGCGGAGCGTTTTCGATTGCGTAAGcgcagtgccacgcccacaacgcCCGCCACGACGACAGCCACTCCACTGGatgttgcaactgcagcagccgcaacagcagcagcaaaggaTGCGGGCAGCGGGAAGAAGCCGGAGGAGAAGTGCGAGCCAAAAGTGCTCGAAACGCTGCCAGATGAGCCG TTTTACGACTACACCGACATCGCCGAGGATGCCGCACGCCagtttattgaatttttatcgGGCAAATTCCCAAATGCCAACACACCGATTACCATCGATGAGGCGACACGTGCGGAGGTGAGTCGCCGGGCCAATGGAATCGCCAGCTACGCCCTCAACGAGGACGACAATCTCTTGGCCTTCGCCATTGCCGCGCCCAGCATTCACACGGTGGTCGTTAAATTCAGGGATAACGTTACG ATACCACCGGATCAGGTGCACAATAAGGCGTACTTGGGTTCCTACTGGCGCGAGTTGGG TGCGGCCTGGAACAGCACGGACGGCACCCAGGAGTGGGGCGCTCCATTCCGCGACTGCAACCTGTTGACGCGTCGCTGGCTTTGGCCATTTCGCATATCCTTCAGCGAGCACAGGATCAA AGTTGTGGCGGCTGCTTTCATTGCCGCCGATGAGGATGTGTGCAACGATGGCCTGGAGGAAGTTTTCGGTCGCCGCCACGG TTGCGATCGGAATACGACCTTCTGCCTGCTCACCGAAAACAAACCCGCCGCCACGCGTGATGTGTACACCTGTCTCTGCCGGGAATCCTACTATCTGCCCAATTCCACGCTGCAGGGATTCCGTGGCGATCGGGTGGAGCTGTCCGAGGGCTACGACAACTACTCGTGCATTCCGTGTCCCGGCGGATGCACCAATTGCGATAGCAACGGCGTCTGTTTGACCttccaggaggaggaggtgctCAACGTGGACGCCTGCCTGCGCCTCCTGGTGGCCATCGTCCTGGGCGCCTGCATCCTGTGCTGCATCGTCCTCGGCGTGATTGTCTTCCGGCAGAGAAAGTGCAAG GCCATTGCGTCTGGCATGTGGACTGTGCTGGAGACGATACTGCTGGGCATTGTTTTACTTTATGCATCT GTTGCCGTCCATTTCTTTCCCGCATCCACCGAGCGCTGCCTTCTGGAGCCCTGGCTCCGGGAGCTGGGCTTCATCACCTGCTACGGTGCCATCATCCTGAAGTTGTACCGTCACCTAGTGGACTTCCGCACCCGCAAGGCGCATCGCTGGGTGCTGCGGGACGTGGACCTGCTCAAGTATCTGGGCACCATGGTCTTCGCCGTCATCTGCTACATGGCCGCGTTCACTGCCTCGTCGCTGGACCTCCTCGAAAGTGCGCAGCTGGAGAGCCTCAGGGAGGCGGACACGAACACCTGCCATCCGCTCAAGTGGGAGCTGGTCACGCAGACCAGCGAGATGCTCATCCTGTGCTTTGGCCTCCACCTGGCCATCGCCAGTCGGAATGCCAACACGCAGTTCCGG GAACGACAATTCCTGGTGACCGCCCTGACGCTGGAGTTCCTAGTCTCGTCGAGCTTCTACTTTCTGCGCTTTGTCTACCTGCCGGAAATGAGTCCCAGTGCCATCCTGCTGGCCCTGTTCATCCGCTCCCAGCTGACGAATAGTTTCGCCTTGGGTCTGATATTTGTGCCAAAGTTGTGGTATCAGCACAAGCAG GGTACGTCACACGATGCCGGCCAGCGGCTGGGCGGAGGATATGCCGGGCTCTGTCTGGGCGATCCGGACATCGGGGAGCTGACCATATCCGAAATGAGCCCCGAGGACATACGCGCCGAACTCAAAAG ACTGTACACCCAACTGGAGATAATGAAGAACAAGACTCTGAGGCAGGACAATCCGCACATCAGTAAGCGACGTGGCGGACGCAAGGCGGGTCACCGTCGCTTCTCCCTGCAG AAAAAGGGCAGCAAGGATAAG GCTCTAAGTGCCAAACACCGCAGCAACAAGCATCATCAGGACATCGAGATCACCGAGGCGGAACCTTCCAGGACGCCCGAGGATTCGGTTTGCAGTGCCGAAGGACCCACGGACACCTATGCGGAAATTTCCGGCGTATCTCACTCAATGCTCTCCCACTCAATGGTCTCCCACTCCGTTGTCTCGCACTCGAAGTAA